A DNA window from Pseudomonas resinovorans NBRC 106553 contains the following coding sequences:
- the glnQ gene encoding glutamine ABC transporter ATP-binding protein GlnQ — translation MIEFKGVSKHFGSTQVLHDIDLKIGSGEVVVIIGPSGSGKSTLLRCINKLEVISGGQLFVDGFEVNDPKVEERLIRQEAGMVFQQFHLFPQMTALENVAFGPIRVRGAKKADAEGLARELLAKVGLAERAGHYPSELSGGQQQRVAIARALAVKPKLMLFDEPTSALDPELRHEVLGVMKNLAEEGMTMVIVTHEVDFARKVASRLIFIDKGRIAEDGDPAALISNPPSPRLREFLQHVS, via the coding sequence ATGATCGAGTTCAAGGGCGTCTCCAAGCACTTCGGCAGTACCCAGGTGCTGCATGACATCGACCTGAAGATCGGCAGCGGCGAAGTGGTGGTCATCATCGGCCCGTCCGGTTCGGGCAAGTCCACGCTGCTGCGCTGTATCAACAAACTGGAGGTCATCAGCGGCGGGCAGCTGTTCGTCGATGGCTTCGAGGTCAACGACCCCAAGGTGGAGGAACGGTTGATCCGCCAGGAGGCCGGCATGGTCTTCCAGCAGTTCCACCTGTTCCCGCAGATGACCGCCCTGGAGAACGTCGCCTTCGGCCCCATCCGCGTACGCGGTGCGAAGAAGGCCGACGCCGAGGGTCTGGCCCGCGAGCTGCTGGCCAAGGTCGGCCTGGCCGAGCGCGCCGGGCATTACCCCTCGGAGCTGTCCGGCGGGCAGCAGCAACGCGTGGCGATTGCCCGCGCCCTGGCGGTGAAACCCAAGCTGATGCTGTTCGACGAGCCCACCTCGGCGCTGGACCCGGAGTTGCGCCACGAGGTGCTCGGGGTGATGAAGAACCTGGCGGAGGAGGGCATGACCATGGTCATCGTCACCCACGAGGTGGACTTCGCGCGCAAGGTGGCCAGCCGCCTGATCTTCATCGACAAGGGCCGCATCGCCGAGGACGGCGACCCCGCCGCGCTCATCAGCAACCCGCCGAGCCCGCGCCTGCGCGAGTTCCTCCAGCACGTTTCCTGA
- a CDS encoding M20 family metallopeptidase, whose product MTRATAMEQVTRAFDEGCYQALLASAVAYRTESQDPQREPEQFAYLQAFIAPRLAAMGFDCRVHPNPVAESCPFLVAERFESADLPTLLMYGHGDVVRGYDQQWREGLSPWQLVCEGERWYGRGTADNKGQHLINLLALDEVIRVRGSRLGFNLKLLLEMGEEAGSPGLREFCEAQRDALAADLFVASDGPRFAAAQPTLFLGCRGGCNFELRVKLREGAHHSGNWGGLLRNPGILLAHALASLVDDKGRLQVEALKPRGIPDAVRRTLAQLELPESIAGEPEVDADWGEPGLTPVERVFGWNTLEVLAFKTGNPEAPVGAIPGQAVAHCQIRFVPGCDHRTFLPAIREHLRQRGLDYVEVMEAGGEVMHASRLDPDDPWVRWALDSMQRTLGRPATLLPNLGGSLPNEVFAEVLGLPTLWIPHSYPGCSQHAANEHMLAPVVREGLQVMAGLFWDLGEREGRPEHG is encoded by the coding sequence ATGACTCGTGCGACGGCGATGGAACAGGTAACGCGGGCGTTCGATGAGGGTTGCTACCAGGCATTGCTGGCAAGCGCCGTGGCCTATCGCACCGAAAGCCAGGACCCGCAGCGCGAGCCCGAGCAGTTCGCCTACCTGCAGGCCTTCATCGCCCCCCGCCTGGCGGCCATGGGCTTCGACTGCCGCGTCCACCCCAACCCGGTGGCGGAGTCCTGCCCCTTCCTGGTGGCCGAGCGCTTCGAGTCCGCCGACCTGCCGACCCTGCTGATGTATGGCCATGGCGATGTGGTCCGGGGCTATGACCAGCAATGGCGGGAAGGGTTGTCGCCCTGGCAACTGGTCTGCGAGGGCGAGCGCTGGTATGGCCGCGGCACCGCCGACAACAAGGGGCAGCACCTGATCAACCTGCTGGCCCTGGACGAGGTGATCCGGGTGCGCGGCAGCCGCCTTGGCTTCAACCTCAAGCTGCTGCTGGAAATGGGCGAGGAGGCCGGCTCCCCGGGCCTGCGGGAATTCTGCGAGGCGCAGCGCGACGCCCTGGCGGCCGACCTGTTCGTGGCCTCGGACGGGCCGCGCTTCGCCGCCGCCCAGCCCACGCTCTTCCTCGGTTGCCGGGGTGGCTGCAACTTCGAACTGCGGGTGAAGCTGCGCGAGGGCGCCCACCATTCCGGCAACTGGGGTGGCCTGTTGCGCAACCCCGGCATTCTGCTCGCCCACGCACTGGCCAGCCTGGTGGACGACAAGGGGCGGTTGCAGGTGGAGGCGCTCAAGCCACGGGGCATTCCCGATGCGGTACGGCGTACCCTGGCGCAGCTGGAACTGCCCGAATCCATCGCGGGTGAACCGGAGGTGGATGCGGACTGGGGCGAGCCCGGGCTGACGCCGGTGGAGCGGGTGTTCGGCTGGAACACGCTGGAGGTGCTGGCCTTCAAGACCGGCAATCCCGAGGCACCGGTGGGAGCCATTCCCGGACAGGCCGTGGCCCACTGCCAGATTCGCTTCGTCCCCGGCTGCGACCATCGCACCTTCCTGCCGGCCATTCGCGAGCACCTGCGCCAGCGCGGCCTGGATTACGTGGAAGTGATGGAGGCGGGTGGCGAGGTGATGCACGCCTCGCGGCTTGACCCGGACGATCCCTGGGTGCGCTGGGCCCTGGACTCGATGCAACGTACCCTGGGACGGCCGGCGACCCTGCTGCCGAACCTGGGCGGCTCGCTGCCCAACGAGGTATTCGCCGAGGTGCTGGGGCTGCCCACCCTGTGGATTCCCCATTCCTATCCGGGCTGTTCCCAGCACGCCGCCAACGAGCACATGCTGGCGCCGGTGGTGCGCGAGGGGCTACAGGTCATGGCCGGGCTGTTCTGGGATCTGGGGGAGCGGGAAGGGCGCCCTGAGCACGGCTGA
- a CDS encoding LysR family transcriptional regulator encodes MSHASMQSIALRYFLEVVRSGSVNEASLQLNVAASAVSRQIAKLEYELGTALFERRARGMLPTAAGELLAGYARKAQMEVGQLVEELGQLRGLQRGHVHLASSQGFAIDFLPDAIAAFREQHRGITFSLDVTSPDEVSRRVREGRADLGLTYSLAPQADVAIECAVPGPVMAIVPAGHPLARRDAIALAELQPYPIALPMPETTARQLFDICRGVQGLEFVIALECNYLATLFRYVTQQGCVSLSNAISNRQYLDSQQIVALPFTDETLQARRIELQSMAGRILPQAVTAFRDHLAERLARQVG; translated from the coding sequence ATGTCCCACGCCAGCATGCAGTCCATCGCCCTGCGCTATTTCCTCGAAGTGGTGCGCAGCGGCTCGGTCAACGAGGCCTCGCTGCAACTCAATGTCGCGGCCTCGGCGGTCAGCCGGCAGATCGCCAAGCTGGAATACGAGCTCGGCACCGCGCTGTTCGAGCGGCGCGCCCGGGGCATGCTGCCCACCGCCGCCGGCGAACTGCTGGCCGGCTACGCACGCAAGGCGCAGATGGAAGTGGGCCAGCTTGTGGAGGAGCTCGGGCAACTGCGGGGCCTGCAGCGCGGCCATGTGCACCTGGCCAGCTCCCAGGGCTTCGCCATCGACTTCCTGCCGGACGCCATCGCCGCCTTCCGCGAGCAGCACCGGGGCATCACCTTCAGCCTCGACGTGACCTCCCCCGACGAGGTTTCGCGACGGGTTCGCGAAGGCCGCGCCGACCTGGGCCTGACCTACAGCCTGGCCCCGCAAGCGGACGTCGCCATCGAATGCGCGGTGCCCGGCCCGGTCATGGCCATAGTCCCGGCCGGACACCCCCTGGCCCGTCGCGATGCCATCGCCCTGGCGGAACTGCAGCCCTACCCCATCGCCCTGCCGATGCCGGAAACCACTGCCCGCCAGTTGTTCGACATCTGCCGTGGGGTACAGGGCCTGGAATTCGTCATCGCCCTGGAATGCAACTACCTGGCAACCCTGTTCCGCTATGTGACCCAGCAGGGCTGCGTGAGCCTGTCCAACGCCATCAGCAACCGCCAGTACCTGGACAGCCAGCAGATCGTCGCCCTGCCCTTCACCGACGAAACCCTACAGGCGCGCCGCATCGAGCTGCAAAGCATGGCCGGACGCATCCTGCCCCAGGCGGTCACGGCGTTTCGCGACCACCTGGCCGAACGCCTCGCCCGCCAGGTCGGCTAG
- a CDS encoding glutathione S-transferase family protein — protein MSLILYGHPFSSYTQKALIALYENDMPFEFRCLGPDTPRFGEEWLRLWPIGKFPVLLDGTRSVAESSIIIEYLQLAYGGPVGLLPGDPGEALEVRFRDRFFDLHVMSPVQHAVGGAMSGDDGKRREALADAVEKLERAYVWLEANLGGGPWATGEAFTLADCAAAPALFYADWTHPIAQTYPRLKAYRARLLARPSYARAVDEARRYRPLFPLGAPDRD, from the coding sequence ATGTCCCTGATACTCTACGGTCATCCCTTTTCCTCCTACACCCAGAAGGCCCTGATCGCCCTCTACGAGAACGACATGCCCTTCGAGTTCCGTTGCCTCGGCCCGGACACGCCTCGGTTCGGGGAAGAGTGGCTGCGGCTATGGCCCATCGGGAAGTTCCCTGTTTTGCTGGACGGGACGCGCAGCGTTGCCGAGAGCAGCATCATCATCGAGTACCTGCAACTGGCCTACGGCGGGCCGGTGGGCCTGTTGCCCGGCGACCCCGGGGAAGCGCTCGAGGTGCGCTTTCGCGACCGCTTCTTCGACCTGCATGTGATGAGCCCGGTGCAGCATGCCGTGGGCGGGGCGATGAGCGGGGATGACGGCAAGCGCCGGGAGGCCCTGGCCGACGCCGTGGAGAAGCTGGAACGCGCCTACGTCTGGCTGGAGGCGAACCTGGGCGGTGGGCCCTGGGCCACGGGTGAGGCCTTCACGCTGGCGGATTGCGCGGCGGCTCCGGCACTGTTTTATGCCGACTGGACCCATCCGATCGCGCAAACGTATCCGAGACTCAAGGCCTATCGCGCACGCCTGCTGGCGCGGCCGTCCTACGCTCGCGCGGTGGACGAGGCTCGCCGATACCGACCGCTGTTCCCTCTGGGGGCGCCGGATCGGGATTGA
- a CDS encoding aspartate aminotransferase family protein yields the protein MSHVFHRSLTQSYPTAVRGDGPYLIDSQGKRYLDASGGAAVSCLGHSDAGVIEAIREQVGTLAYAHTSFFTSEPMEALADFLIERAPQGLESVYFVSGGSEAVEAALKLARQYFVEIGQPQRRHVIARRQSYHGNTLGALAAGGNAWRRQQFQPLLIDVSHVSPCYAYREQRADETPEALGMRLAAELEAEILNLGAENVMAFIAEPVVGATLGAVPAVPGYFKRVREVCDRHGVLLILDEVMCGMGRTGSLFAAEQEGISADLITVAKGLGAGYQPIGATLVSGRIVDAIRQGSGFFQHGHTYIGHATACAAALAVQKTIEERQLLARVSELGAGLRARLQERFGDHPHVGDLRGRGLFQGVELVRERASKEPFDPALKLHAKLKKAAMARGLMCYPMGGTLDGRRGDHILLAPPFILEETHLDELVDKLDAALRSALAEV from the coding sequence ATGAGCCACGTATTCCACCGCAGCCTCACCCAGAGCTACCCCACCGCCGTCCGCGGCGACGGCCCCTATCTGATCGACAGCCAGGGCAAGCGCTACCTGGACGCCAGCGGCGGCGCGGCGGTGTCCTGCCTCGGCCACAGCGACGCCGGCGTGATCGAGGCGATCCGCGAGCAGGTCGGCACGCTCGCCTACGCCCACACCTCGTTCTTCACCAGCGAACCGATGGAAGCGCTGGCGGACTTCCTCATCGAACGTGCGCCGCAAGGGCTGGAGTCGGTGTACTTCGTCTCCGGCGGTTCCGAGGCGGTGGAAGCCGCGCTCAAGCTGGCGCGCCAGTACTTCGTGGAAATCGGCCAGCCCCAGCGCCGCCATGTGATCGCCCGCCGCCAGAGCTACCACGGCAACACCCTCGGCGCCCTGGCGGCCGGCGGCAACGCCTGGCGCCGCCAGCAGTTCCAGCCGCTGCTGATCGATGTCAGCCATGTGAGCCCCTGCTACGCCTACCGCGAGCAGCGCGCCGACGAAACCCCGGAAGCCCTCGGCATGCGCCTGGCGGCGGAGCTGGAGGCGGAAATCCTCAACCTCGGCGCCGAGAACGTCATGGCCTTCATCGCCGAACCGGTGGTGGGCGCCACCCTCGGCGCGGTGCCGGCGGTGCCCGGTTACTTCAAGCGCGTGCGCGAGGTCTGCGACCGCCATGGCGTGCTGCTGATCCTCGACGAAGTGATGTGCGGCATGGGCCGCACCGGCAGCCTGTTCGCTGCCGAGCAGGAAGGCATCAGTGCCGACCTCATCACCGTTGCCAAGGGCCTGGGCGCCGGCTACCAACCCATAGGCGCGACCCTGGTCAGTGGCCGCATCGTCGACGCCATCCGCCAGGGCTCGGGCTTCTTCCAGCACGGTCATACCTATATCGGCCACGCCACCGCCTGCGCGGCGGCCCTGGCGGTGCAGAAGACCATCGAAGAACGCCAGCTCCTGGCCCGCGTGAGCGAACTGGGCGCAGGCCTGCGGGCCCGCCTGCAGGAACGCTTCGGCGACCACCCCCATGTGGGCGACCTTCGTGGCCGTGGCCTGTTCCAGGGTGTGGAACTGGTGCGCGAACGCGCCAGCAAGGAACCCTTCGACCCGGCGCTGAAACTCCACGCCAAGCTGAAGAAAGCCGCCATGGCCCGGGGACTGATGTGCTACCCCATGGGCGGCACCCTCGATGGCCGCCGTGGCGACCACATCCTCCTGGCGCCACCCTTCATCCTCGAAGAGACGCACCTGGACGAGCTTGTGGATAAGCTCGACGCCGCCCTGCGCAGTGCCCTGGCCGAGGTCTGA
- the glnH gene encoding glutamine ABC transporter substrate-binding protein GlnH, with product MKHLLKAALAALAIAATTHANATDKELLVATDTAFVPFEFKQGNEYVGFDIDLWAAIAKELGWKYQLKPMDFNGIIPALQTRNVDLALAGITIKEERKQAIDFSDGYYDSGFMLMVRSDNDSIKGEADVAGKTLAVKSGTSSADYAKANLKASDLRQFPNIDNAYLELRTGRVDAAMHDTPNVLYYINTAGEGQVKAVGQQMLAQQYGIGFPKGSELREPVNKALKTLRENGTYAQIYRKWFGTDPQ from the coding sequence ATGAAGCACCTGCTCAAAGCAGCCCTGGCTGCACTCGCCATTGCCGCAACCACCCACGCCAACGCCACCGACAAGGAACTGCTGGTGGCCACCGACACCGCCTTCGTTCCCTTCGAGTTCAAGCAGGGCAACGAGTACGTGGGCTTCGACATCGATCTCTGGGCGGCCATCGCCAAGGAGCTGGGCTGGAAGTACCAGCTCAAGCCCATGGACTTCAACGGCATCATCCCCGCGCTGCAGACCCGCAACGTCGACCTGGCCCTGGCCGGCATCACCATCAAGGAAGAGCGCAAGCAGGCCATCGACTTCTCCGACGGCTACTACGACAGCGGCTTCATGCTGATGGTCCGCAGCGACAACGACAGCATCAAGGGCGAGGCGGACGTGGCCGGCAAGACCCTGGCGGTGAAGAGCGGCACCTCGTCCGCCGACTACGCCAAGGCCAACCTCAAGGCCAGTGACCTGCGCCAGTTCCCCAACATCGACAACGCCTACCTCGAACTGCGCACCGGCCGTGTCGACGCCGCCATGCACGACACCCCCAACGTCCTCTACTACATCAACACCGCCGGCGAAGGTCAGGTGAAAGCCGTGGGCCAGCAGATGCTCGCCCAGCAGTACGGCATCGGCTTCCCCAAGGGCAGCGAGCTGCGCGAGCCGGTCAACAAGGCGCTGAAGACCCTGCGCGAGAACGGCACCTATGCGCAGATCTACCGCAAGTGGTTCGGCACCGATCCGCAGTGA
- a CDS encoding MFS transporter, whose product MQSSVDTATPHSGASARPQSIWRATSAALIGNTLEWYDMALYAYFAYTISRLFFPTDDASLSLLITFGTFGVSFLIRPLGAIVLGAYADRAGRKKSLTLSISLMMAGTFIIACLPTFETIGILAPIGILTARLLQGFSAGGEFGSSTAYLIEHASERQRGFIASLQFASQGLGTVLASLFGLVLTSTLSDEDLLAWGWRIPFIFGLLIGPVGFYIRKHCDESPAFQQAEPSRRPVRDLFSGQKLLVLIAMGTLIVSTASNFLIQYMPSYAANDLGMPQASGFMATLIGGLILTFVTPFVGMLSDRVGRVRIMIAAALVYLCVAYPAFVWLNAAPTQTSLILIVCLMALIKAIYFAPLPALMAETFPVQTRAIGMSLSYNIGVTLFGGFAPFIAASLITLSGDKTAPSYYLMFAALLSLCALLGARFKLNLR is encoded by the coding sequence ATGCAGAGCTCAGTTGATACGGCGACTCCTCACAGCGGCGCCAGCGCCAGGCCACAGTCCATCTGGCGCGCCACCAGCGCTGCGCTGATCGGCAACACCCTGGAGTGGTACGACATGGCGTTGTACGCCTACTTCGCCTACACCATCTCCAGACTGTTCTTCCCCACCGACGACGCCAGCCTCTCGCTGCTCATCACCTTCGGCACCTTCGGCGTCTCCTTCCTGATACGCCCCCTCGGCGCCATCGTGCTCGGCGCCTACGCCGACCGCGCCGGGCGCAAGAAGTCCCTGACCCTGTCCATCAGCCTGATGATGGCCGGCACCTTCATCATCGCCTGCCTGCCCACCTTCGAAACCATCGGCATCCTCGCCCCTATCGGCATCCTCACCGCGCGCCTGCTCCAGGGCTTCTCCGCCGGTGGCGAGTTCGGCAGCTCCACCGCCTACCTCATCGAGCACGCCAGCGAACGCCAGCGCGGCTTCATCGCCAGCCTGCAGTTCGCCAGCCAGGGCCTGGGCACCGTGCTCGCCTCGCTGTTCGGCCTGGTGCTCACCAGCACCCTCAGCGACGAAGACCTGCTCGCCTGGGGCTGGCGCATCCCCTTCATCTTCGGCCTGCTCATCGGCCCGGTGGGCTTCTACATCCGCAAGCACTGCGACGAGTCGCCGGCCTTCCAGCAGGCCGAGCCCAGTCGCCGCCCGGTGCGCGACCTGTTCAGCGGGCAGAAGCTGCTGGTGCTGATCGCCATGGGCACGCTGATCGTCTCCACCGCGTCGAACTTCCTGATCCAGTACATGCCCTCCTACGCCGCCAACGACCTGGGGATGCCCCAGGCCTCCGGCTTCATGGCGACCCTTATCGGCGGGCTGATCCTGACCTTCGTCACGCCCTTCGTGGGGATGCTCTCGGACCGTGTCGGCCGGGTGCGCATCATGATCGCCGCGGCGCTGGTCTACCTGTGCGTCGCCTACCCCGCCTTCGTCTGGCTCAACGCCGCGCCGACCCAGACTTCGCTGATCCTCATCGTCTGCCTGATGGCGCTGATCAAGGCGATCTACTTCGCCCCGCTGCCGGCGCTGATGGCCGAGACCTTCCCGGTGCAGACCCGCGCCATCGGCATGTCCCTGAGCTACAACATCGGCGTGACCCTGTTCGGCGGCTTCGCCCCCTTCATCGCCGCCTCGCTGATCACCCTCAGCGGCGACAAGACCGCCCCCAGCTACTACCTGATGTTCGCCGCGCTGCTCAGTCTCTGCGCGCTGCTCGGGGCAAGGTTCAAGCTGAACCTGCGCTGA
- a CDS encoding carboxymuconolactone decarboxylase family protein, translating to MKIESRLTALDETRMSEAQRTVLQAILSGPRGNLDGPFLAWIHSPELADHAQRLGAFCRYGTGLELRLTELAILFTASWWQSQAEWQIHEPIARQAGLGDAVIDALRQGREPAFERDDERLIYRLGHSLYGTRRVDDALYAEAVAAFGEPAVVELVGVLGYYALVAMTLNVFQVRRGTDTPLPFAEP from the coding sequence ATGAAAATCGAATCGAGATTGACCGCCCTGGATGAAACCCGGATGAGCGAGGCCCAGCGCACCGTGCTGCAGGCCATCCTCAGCGGCCCGCGCGGGAACCTGGATGGCCCCTTCCTGGCCTGGATCCACAGCCCGGAACTGGCCGACCACGCCCAGCGCCTCGGCGCCTTCTGCCGCTACGGCACGGGCCTGGAACTGCGCCTGACGGAACTGGCGATCCTGTTCACGGCAAGCTGGTGGCAATCCCAGGCGGAATGGCAGATCCACGAACCCATCGCCCGCCAGGCCGGCCTCGGCGACGCGGTGATCGACGCCTTGCGCCAGGGCCGCGAGCCGGCCTTCGAGCGCGACGACGAACGCCTCATCTACCGACTGGGCCACTCGCTCTATGGCACCCGTCGCGTGGACGACGCCCTCTACGCCGAAGCCGTCGCCGCCTTCGGCGAGCCAGCGGTGGTGGAACTGGTGGGGGTGCTGGGCTACTACGCCCTGGTGGCGATGACGCTGAATGTGTTCCAGGTGCGGCGCGGTACGGATACGCCGCTGCCTTTCGCCGAGCCTTGA
- a CDS encoding C45 family peptidase, whose amino-acid sequence MAFTHLQLGGSAYEIGRGLGQFGRDAVHEHLRPLALWRRLASLAGSEAARRMRSAVEQRFPRYWQELEGLAAGLELPLDEVFLWNCRGDFVQSQSVDGCTTVLGPTANGTLIAHNEDGLPQLRGHCALVSVTPEQGLDFTSFAYPGSIPGHTFAVNRKGLVVTVNNIRPSAIPAGLPRQVLGRASLDAESIDEAVDILSSAGRGGAFHHALGQTGSTRLVSFEGTSQGASVVEVARPFGHSNHLVHPALGDIAQRITGSSGARQACVDQKLAGLGETLDGAAALAILRDTSGGELPVYRCAADDPDDENTLATALFLIGADGVDWAVYTEADTRMATFSGRVSG is encoded by the coding sequence ATGGCATTCACTCACCTCCAACTCGGCGGCAGCGCCTACGAGATCGGCCGGGGCCTGGGCCAGTTCGGTCGCGACGCGGTGCATGAGCACCTGCGGCCGCTGGCCCTCTGGCGGCGCCTGGCGAGCCTGGCCGGCAGCGAGGCGGCACGCCGCATGCGGTCGGCCGTGGAGCAGCGCTTCCCACGGTACTGGCAGGAGCTCGAAGGCCTGGCCGCCGGGTTGGAACTGCCCCTGGACGAAGTCTTCCTGTGGAACTGCCGCGGCGATTTCGTCCAGTCACAGAGCGTCGATGGCTGCACCACGGTGCTCGGCCCCACGGCGAACGGCACCCTGATCGCCCACAACGAAGATGGCCTGCCGCAACTGCGCGGGCACTGCGCCCTGGTCAGCGTCACACCGGAGCAGGGCCTGGACTTCACCTCCTTCGCCTATCCCGGTTCCATTCCCGGCCACACCTTCGCTGTGAACCGGAAGGGCCTGGTGGTGACGGTGAACAATATCCGCCCCTCCGCCATCCCCGCCGGGTTGCCCCGGCAGGTGCTGGGTCGCGCCAGCCTGGATGCGGAGAGCATCGACGAGGCTGTGGATATCCTCTCCAGTGCGGGTCGTGGCGGCGCCTTCCACCATGCCTTGGGGCAGACCGGCAGCACTCGCCTGGTGAGCTTCGAGGGCACCTCGCAAGGGGCTTCGGTGGTGGAGGTGGCGCGCCCCTTCGGCCACTCCAACCACCTGGTACATCCGGCACTCGGCGACATCGCCCAGCGCATTACGGGCAGTTCGGGTGCGCGCCAGGCCTGCGTGGATCAAAAGCTTGCCGGCCTCGGCGAGACGCTGGACGGCGCCGCTGCACTGGCCATCCTTCGCGACACATCGGGCGGAGAGCTGCCGGTCTACCGTTGCGCGGCCGATGACCCGGACGACGAGAACACCCTGGCCACCGCGCTGTTCCTGATCGGCGCCGACGGGGTGGACTGGGCGGTATACACCGAGGCGGACACCCGCATGGCCACGTTCAGCGGACGGGTGAGCGGTTGA
- the glnP gene encoding glutamine ABC transporter permease GlnP: MTFQWDAIWGALPVLLEGAKLTLWISILGLLGGVVIGLVAGFARAYGGFFSNRLALVFIELIRGTPIMVQVMFIYFALPLMVPVRIDPFGAAVVTIMINSGAYIAEITRGAVLSINRGFREAGLALGLSGRDTLRYVIAPLAFRRMIPALGNQWIVSIKDTSLFIVIGVAELTRQGQEVIAGNFRAMEVWTAVAVIYLIITLALSYTLRRIEGRLKIL; the protein is encoded by the coding sequence ATGACTTTCCAATGGGATGCCATCTGGGGTGCCCTGCCCGTGTTGCTGGAGGGTGCCAAGCTCACCCTCTGGATCTCCATCCTCGGCCTGTTGGGCGGGGTGGTGATCGGCCTGGTCGCGGGCTTCGCCCGCGCCTATGGCGGTTTCTTCAGCAACCGGCTGGCCCTGGTATTCATCGAGCTGATCCGCGGCACGCCGATCATGGTGCAGGTGATGTTCATCTACTTCGCCCTGCCACTGATGGTGCCGGTGCGCATCGACCCCTTCGGCGCGGCGGTGGTTACCATCATGATCAACTCCGGTGCCTACATCGCCGAGATCACCCGTGGCGCGGTGCTGTCGATCAACCGTGGCTTCCGCGAGGCGGGCCTGGCCCTTGGCCTGTCCGGGCGCGACACCCTGCGCTACGTGATCGCGCCGCTGGCCTTCCGGCGGATGATCCCGGCCCTGGGCAACCAGTGGATCGTCAGCATCAAGGACACCTCGCTATTCATCGTCATCGGCGTGGCCGAGCTGACCCGCCAGGGCCAGGAAGTGATCGCCGGCAACTTCCGCGCGATGGAAGTCTGGACGGCGGTGGCGGTCATCTATCTCATCATCACCCTGGCCCTGAGCTACACCCTGCGCCGCATCGAGGGGAGACTGAAAATTCTATGA
- a CDS encoding MurR/RpiR family transcriptional regulator has protein sequence MANPPDTLAGLKLLLEAIERREADISLGSSSRRVLTALIEAPQRAAVSSISELAEQLGVNPSTFSRLAQKLGYGGFSKFQDVFRRELTEGRSFYSDQASRLLAPANGSGDSIGQLTRLGRQESANMASMIEQVDCADFDATVELLTSARRVRIHGMRQFNSLALFMAYALGMLRPDVAPLDAARQGVADALAQLDEGDVLVVASCFPYTPSVLATAEVAAKHGIKVIALTDSGSSPLARIARYSFYVPNQSLFFSNSMCAFMLLAEGILSAVASRLGEASVAALKHREALITELNASL, from the coding sequence ATGGCGAACCCCCCAGATACCCTGGCTGGCTTGAAACTGCTGCTCGAAGCCATCGAGCGCCGGGAGGCCGACATTTCCCTTGGCAGCAGTTCGCGCCGCGTGCTCACCGCCCTGATCGAGGCGCCGCAGCGTGCAGCGGTATCGTCCATCAGTGAGCTGGCCGAACAGTTGGGGGTCAATCCGTCGACCTTCTCGCGCCTGGCGCAGAAGCTCGGCTATGGCGGTTTCAGCAAGTTCCAGGACGTGTTCCGCCGTGAACTCACCGAGGGTCGCAGCTTCTACAGCGACCAGGCGTCACGCCTGCTGGCGCCGGCCAACGGCAGTGGCGACAGCATCGGCCAACTGACCCGTCTCGGGCGCCAGGAAAGCGCCAACATGGCGAGCATGATCGAACAGGTGGATTGCGCCGACTTCGATGCCACCGTCGAGTTGCTCACCAGCGCCCGCCGCGTGCGTATCCATGGCATGCGCCAGTTCAACTCCCTGGCCCTGTTCATGGCCTATGCCCTCGGCATGTTGCGTCCGGATGTGGCGCCCCTGGACGCTGCGCGCCAGGGTGTGGCCGATGCCCTGGCGCAACTGGACGAAGGCGATGTGCTGGTGGTGGCGAGCTGCTTCCCCTACACGCCGAGCGTGCTGGCCACGGCGGAAGTGGCGGCCAAGCACGGCATCAAGGTCATCGCCCTGACCGACTCCGGCAGCTCGCCCCTGGCGCGGATCGCTCGCTACAGCTTCTATGTGCCCAACCAGAGCCTGTTCTTCAGCAACAGCATGTGCGCCTTCATGCTGCTCGCCGAGGGCATCCTCAGCGCCGTGGCCAGCCGCCTGGGCGAAGCCTCGGTGGCGGCGCTCAAGCACCGCGAAGCGCTGATCACCGAGCTCAACGCCTCGCTCTGA